A window of Akkermansiaceae bacterium contains these coding sequences:
- a CDS encoding AAA family ATPase has product MNQTSPKQIKELHPAEKELQGISEEIKNPLPLIKQTLVASVLSSSAFLGMDIPERPTLLDPFFKQGDYGIIFAPRGVGKSWLSLLMGKALSESSMMGTHWKGKEAQRILYLDSEMNLYDLQERCRMLAITSDNFSILSHEVLFSASGDSLSLNLTEPAQQQAILNYCEEMETNVLILDNLSTAFRGLKENESDSWEQVSPWILDLRRRGIAVILVCHAGRNGQIRGTSKREDPAHWILSLEDMDGLDEDGCHQFKTKFTKCRNCAPSYAPSLAWKLIHTEQGIIAETRAIDLYDQFLELVAGGGTSASEIASELGKGKGTISKWAHKAQADAKIMIKNGRYLPSN; this is encoded by the coding sequence ATGAACCAGACTTCACCAAAACAAATCAAAGAACTTCACCCCGCAGAAAAAGAACTCCAGGGTATCAGCGAGGAAATCAAAAACCCGTTACCATTGATCAAGCAAACCCTTGTCGCTTCGGTTCTTTCATCGTCCGCGTTTCTAGGCATGGACATACCAGAACGTCCGACACTGCTAGACCCATTTTTCAAACAAGGCGACTATGGCATCATTTTCGCCCCGCGAGGCGTAGGTAAGAGCTGGCTATCCCTACTCATGGGCAAAGCTCTATCAGAAAGCTCTATGATGGGCACACACTGGAAGGGCAAGGAGGCTCAGCGCATACTTTATCTTGATTCAGAAATGAATCTGTATGACCTGCAAGAGCGTTGCCGAATGCTCGCCATTACCAGCGACAACTTCAGTATCCTAAGCCATGAAGTGCTGTTCAGTGCCTCGGGTGATAGCTTGTCGCTAAACCTAACGGAACCCGCCCAACAGCAAGCGATTCTGAATTACTGCGAAGAAATGGAAACTAATGTGCTTATCCTTGATAACTTATCCACGGCATTCAGAGGATTGAAAGAAAACGAAAGCGATTCATGGGAGCAGGTCAGCCCTTGGATTCTTGACCTCCGCCGCAGGGGGATTGCCGTCATCCTGGTTTGCCATGCAGGACGTAACGGACAAATTAGAGGCACAAGCAAGCGGGAAGATCCCGCGCACTGGATACTGAGTCTGGAAGATATGGACGGCCTTGATGAAGATGGGTGCCACCAGTTCAAAACCAAGTTTACCAAGTGCCGTAATTGCGCCCCATCCTACGCCCCCTCGCTGGCATGGAAGCTCATTCATACCGAGCAAGGCATCATAGCGGAAACCAGAGCAATCGACCTCTACGACCAGTTCCTTGAGCTTGTAGCCGGGGGGGGCACTTCCGCATCAGAGATTGCTAGTGAATTAGGAAAGGGGAAGGGGACTATCTCAAAATGGGCGCACAAAGCGCAAGCTGACGCGAAAATCATGATCAAAAATGGCCGCTATTTACCGAGCAATTAA
- a CDS encoding sulfatase, whose amino-acid sequence MHMKKSKLPTLALAASLTLAAHAADQAKPNILFIFSDDHALNSISAYGGRLEKVAPTPNIDRLANEGAIFTNSFCANSICGPSRACILTGKHSHKNGFLRNSGKGLDQNQWTVSKALQKEGYTTAVIGKWHLKTNPVGFDYWEIFPGQGNYYNPVFIQMDGKSKRFQGYATDLTTDKAIAWLDQRDKTKPFFLMCQHKAPHRTFSPALRHLKSFDGVNIPEPGNLFDDYANRSKTLPKNEMEIDRHFHWTYDLKLRKDERKGVDLPGPDQHGTVEYGRMNDTQKKQWNDHFGPENQAFLKDFKAGKLSHKDIVRWKYQRYMRNYLGTVKAVDESVGRMLKYLDEHDLAKNTIVIYSSDQGFYLGEHGWFDKRWMFEESFKMPFLIRWPGVVKAGSRPEAMIQNIDYAPTFLAAAGLSAPDEVQGKSILPILKDPSKSVRESLYYAYYEVGEHAVPQHFGVRTATHKLFYIPSTQEWQMFDLKKDPQEMTNVAENPEYATIRKELTAEYDRLRKEYDAPSYEQYAPRARQKKK is encoded by the coding sequence ATGCACATGAAAAAATCCAAGCTACCCACCCTTGCCCTTGCTGCATCGCTGACCTTGGCTGCCCATGCTGCGGATCAGGCGAAGCCTAACATCCTTTTCATCTTTTCCGATGACCACGCACTCAATTCGATTTCCGCCTATGGTGGCCGGTTGGAAAAAGTGGCACCCACCCCCAACATTGACCGGCTCGCCAATGAGGGGGCGATTTTTACAAACTCGTTCTGCGCCAACTCAATCTGTGGTCCATCCCGTGCCTGTATTCTTACTGGAAAGCATAGTCATAAAAACGGTTTTTTACGTAATTCGGGCAAGGGGCTTGACCAAAACCAGTGGACAGTTTCCAAAGCCCTGCAAAAGGAAGGTTACACCACCGCCGTGATTGGGAAATGGCATCTCAAAACAAATCCCGTCGGATTCGACTACTGGGAGATCTTCCCCGGACAAGGGAACTACTATAACCCGGTATTTATCCAGATGGATGGGAAGTCGAAGCGGTTTCAAGGCTATGCTACAGACCTTACCACCGACAAGGCGATCGCGTGGTTAGATCAGCGTGATAAAACCAAACCCTTTTTCCTGATGTGCCAGCACAAGGCACCCCACCGCACGTTTTCACCCGCCCTCCGTCACTTGAAATCATTTGACGGGGTGAACATACCCGAGCCAGGGAATTTGTTCGATGATTACGCTAACCGAAGTAAGACCCTCCCCAAAAACGAGATGGAGATTGATCGTCACTTTCATTGGACCTACGACCTGAAACTGAGAAAAGACGAGCGCAAGGGAGTTGATCTTCCCGGCCCCGACCAACACGGCACGGTTGAGTACGGTCGGATGAACGACACCCAAAAAAAACAATGGAATGACCACTTCGGACCAGAGAACCAGGCGTTTCTCAAGGATTTCAAAGCAGGAAAACTCAGCCACAAAGACATCGTGCGCTGGAAATACCAACGCTACATGCGCAACTACCTGGGCACGGTCAAAGCGGTCGATGAGAGTGTAGGTCGTATGCTCAAGTACCTCGATGAACACGATCTAGCAAAAAACACCATTGTCATCTATTCATCCGATCAAGGGTTCTATCTCGGCGAACATGGCTGGTTTGATAAACGTTGGATGTTTGAAGAGTCATTTAAAATGCCCTTCCTGATCCGCTGGCCGGGTGTTGTCAAAGCCGGCTCCCGCCCCGAGGCGATGATTCAGAATATCGACTATGCACCGACCTTTCTGGCCGCCGCTGGCCTGTCCGCTCCGGATGAAGTTCAGGGCAAATCCATTCTCCCCATACTCAAGGACCCTTCGAAGTCAGTCAGGGAGTCACTCTACTACGCATACTACGAGGTCGGAGAGCATGCCGTGCCGCAGCATTTTGGTGTTAGAACAGCAACACACAAGCTGTTTTACATTCCATCCACCCAGGAATGGCAGATGTTTGACCTGAAAAAGGACCCACAGGAAATGACCAACGTTGCCGAGAATCCTGAATACGCAACGATCAGAAAAGAACTCACCGCTGAGTATGACCGGCTTCGTAAGGAATACGATGCCCCCAGTTATGAGCAATATGCTCCCAGGGCACGTCAAAAGAAAAAATGA
- a CDS encoding sulfatase, producing the protein MHFVSRIPLLVLCTLQVFATERPNILFIFSDDHALQSISAYGGRLEKIAPTPNIDRIADEGAIFENSFCANSICGPSRACILTGKHSHKNGFMRNGDLFDGDQMTFPKLLKASGYQTALIGKWHLSSDPQGFDFWEVLPGQGSYYNPDFIQMDGKTKRFHGYATDIITDHSIAWLERRDKTKPFILMCQHKAPHRNWAPAPRHLTLFDDIEIPEPKTLNDDYSGRSSWLKKNEMTLKHHFHWEHDLKLHGKSIVPGKIMDGMKNDEYMRMDDQQKKAWDAAYGPKNDFFLAQLRSNNLSDGQILKWKYQRYMKDYLRTIRAVDENVGRMLDYLDDNGLADNTIVIYSSDQGFYLGEHGWYDKRWMFEQSLKMPFVIRWPGVIQAKQRPMAMIQNIDYAPTLLEVAGVKIPGSIQGKSMVPLFKGEVQDKDWRQSIYYAYYMNPGTHNVPRHDGVRTERYKLFYLPQSKEWQMFDLVKDPDEMRSVYNDPEYAEVRRMMKNTYNEQKNHYQAVMQ; encoded by the coding sequence ATGCATTTCGTGTCCAGGATTCCACTGCTAGTGCTCTGCACGTTGCAGGTTTTTGCAACGGAGCGTCCGAATATTCTGTTTATTTTCTCGGACGACCACGCCCTGCAGTCGATTTCGGCCTACGGGGGTAGGTTGGAGAAGATCGCCCCGACCCCGAACATCGACCGGATTGCCGACGAGGGTGCCATTTTTGAGAACTCCTTCTGTGCCAACTCGATCTGCGGGCCGTCACGCGCCTGTATCCTCACGGGTAAACACTCACATAAAAACGGCTTCATGCGCAATGGTGACCTGTTTGACGGCGACCAGATGACGTTTCCCAAGTTGCTGAAAGCATCCGGCTACCAGACTGCCCTCATCGGGAAATGGCACCTGTCGTCTGACCCCCAGGGTTTTGATTTTTGGGAAGTGCTCCCCGGACAAGGAAGTTATTACAACCCCGACTTCATCCAGATGGATGGCAAGACAAAGCGTTTCCACGGATACGCCACGGATATCATCACGGATCACTCGATTGCCTGGCTTGAAAGGCGGGATAAAACCAAACCCTTCATCCTGATGTGCCAGCACAAGGCACCCCACCGGAACTGGGCGCCTGCACCGCGCCACCTGACGCTGTTTGACGATATCGAAATCCCCGAGCCGAAGACGCTGAACGACGACTACTCGGGTCGCTCGTCGTGGCTGAAGAAAAACGAGATGACGCTCAAGCATCACTTCCACTGGGAGCACGATCTCAAGTTGCATGGGAAATCCATCGTGCCTGGAAAAATCATGGATGGCATGAAAAATGACGAATACATGCGTATGGATGATCAACAGAAAAAAGCCTGGGACGCTGCCTATGGGCCGAAGAATGACTTCTTCCTGGCCCAGCTCAGATCTAACAATTTGAGTGACGGGCAGATCCTGAAGTGGAAATACCAGCGTTACATGAAAGACTACCTGCGCACGATCCGGGCCGTGGATGAAAATGTCGGACGGATGTTGGATTATCTCGATGACAATGGTCTGGCTGACAACACCATCGTGATCTATTCCTCCGACCAGGGGTTTTACCTCGGCGAGCATGGCTGGTATGACAAACGCTGGATGTTCGAGCAGTCGCTTAAAATGCCTTTTGTCATCCGCTGGCCAGGTGTGATCCAAGCCAAACAAAGACCCATGGCGATGATTCAGAACATCGATTATGCACCGACATTGCTCGAGGTTGCCGGTGTCAAAATACCCGGGTCGATCCAGGGCAAAAGCATGGTTCCCCTATTCAAGGGAGAAGTGCAGGACAAGGACTGGCGCCAAAGCATTTACTACGCCTACTACATGAACCCAGGCACGCACAATGTGCCGAGACATGACGGTGTCAGGACGGAGCGGTATAAGCTTTTTTACCTTCCCCAGAGCAAGGAATGGCAAATGTTCGACCTTGTCAAAGATCCCGACGAGATGCGTAGCGTCTATAACGATCCGGAATATGCGGAAGTGCGCAGGATGATGAAAAACACCTACAACGAGCAAAAAAATCACTATCAAGCAGTCATGCAATAA
- a CDS encoding sulfatase: protein MIKQTSRFFLISLLFTLLGSHYASAVEKPNIIWIFSDDHSYQTIGAYGGRLQQLNMTPNIDRLANEGMRFDRCYVSNSICGPSRAVLLTGKHSHLNGKLDNHGGFNHDQMNFAKLLQKNGYQTALIGKIHLNGAMQGFDYWDVLPGQGKYNDPDFISQKGKEKNTGYVSDVITDKTLAWLKGQRDRSKPFMLMMHHKAPHRNWTPAKRHMDKYADVTIPEPPTLFDDYTGRGTAAHKQDMTIDKTMRMVQDLKVGGKFATSEQFKARNAYYAKNKPTGKALVKWKYQLYMKDYLRCIWAVDESVGRLLDYLDESGLSKNTIVMYCSDQGFYMGEHGWFDKRFMYEESFRTPLLVRWPDHVKAGSANDDLVQNIDFAETFLDMAGVQAPEEMQGESIVPLMKGKTSDNWRKSLYYHYYEYPGAHSVRKHEGVSEKRFKLIRYYGKGVPDDEEWEFFDLEKDPSEMKSEYTNPEYEAEVRRLKKELQRLRAYYKVPDNA, encoded by the coding sequence ATGATCAAACAGACCAGTCGATTTTTCCTCATCTCTCTCCTCTTCACGTTGTTGGGGTCCCACTATGCATCCGCAGTAGAAAAACCGAACATCATCTGGATTTTTTCGGATGACCATTCCTATCAGACGATCGGTGCCTATGGGGGGCGATTGCAGCAGCTGAACATGACGCCCAATATTGACCGGCTGGCCAATGAGGGGATGCGATTCGACCGGTGTTACGTCTCGAACTCGATCTGTGGTCCGAGCCGGGCGGTTCTACTTACGGGCAAACACAGTCATCTGAATGGCAAATTGGATAACCATGGCGGCTTTAACCACGACCAGATGAACTTTGCCAAGCTTCTCCAGAAAAACGGTTATCAAACGGCGCTGATTGGTAAAATCCACCTCAACGGAGCGATGCAGGGCTTCGATTACTGGGACGTTTTGCCAGGGCAGGGAAAATACAATGATCCCGATTTTATATCTCAAAAGGGCAAAGAGAAAAACACCGGTTACGTCAGTGATGTCATCACCGATAAGACCCTGGCGTGGTTGAAAGGCCAGCGTGACAGGTCGAAGCCATTTATGCTGATGATGCATCACAAGGCCCCTCATCGGAACTGGACGCCCGCCAAACGTCACATGGACAAATACGCCGACGTAACCATTCCTGAACCACCGACTCTATTTGACGATTACACGGGTCGCGGCACGGCGGCTCACAAACAGGACATGACGATCGATAAAACCATGCGCATGGTGCAGGATCTTAAAGTGGGTGGCAAATTCGCCACCAGCGAGCAGTTCAAGGCGCGCAATGCATACTACGCAAAAAACAAACCCACGGGCAAGGCATTGGTGAAGTGGAAATACCAGCTCTACATGAAGGATTACCTCCGTTGCATTTGGGCGGTCGACGAGAGCGTGGGCCGTTTGCTCGACTACCTCGACGAGTCGGGTCTCAGTAAAAACACCATCGTCATGTACTGCTCGGATCAAGGTTTTTATATGGGTGAGCATGGCTGGTTTGACAAACGCTTCATGTATGAGGAGTCATTCCGCACACCGCTGTTAGTGCGCTGGCCCGACCACGTAAAAGCGGGTTCGGCCAATGATGATCTCGTTCAGAATATTGATTTTGCGGAAACATTCCTCGATATGGCCGGTGTCCAGGCTCCTGAGGAAATGCAGGGCGAGAGTATTGTGCCATTGATGAAAGGAAAGACCTCGGACAACTGGCGGAAGTCACTCTACTATCATTACTACGAGTATCCTGGTGCGCATAGTGTTAGAAAACACGAGGGGGTTTCAGAAAAACGCTTCAAGCTGATCCGCTACTACGGAAAGGGTGTCCCTGATGACGAAGAGTGGGAGTTTTTCGACCTGGAAAAAGACCCGTCGGAAATGAAAAGCGAATATACCAATCCAGAGTATGAAGCCGAGGTGAGGCGCCTTAAAAAAGAACTGCAGAGACTGCGCGCATACTACAAGGTTCCTGACAATGCATAG